From Scomber scombrus chromosome 6, fScoSco1.1, whole genome shotgun sequence, the proteins below share one genomic window:
- the LOC133982516 gene encoding olfactomedin-like: protein MVVDASMSGSWWMCGSHDVQDLMVDFCRTYLGVNLDNKLDWSTNMDAVYRKGQSHPFFLRRLSRLDKLVRKAGSVLGTHSLETLGKAVERATGAKVKAIMNNPKHPLYFKVQESNSGSGRLISLCSLIMLLLLLLLLASTGDGQAQRVAGKKKNDVCACEVNSTMWSFPAVKYEAVLQQVETCEGSLNNLQEQVQLSHERLPQIEAVIKNVTARLEPHQYLHDQGLYTALSLRMLGQELSQLETDVSDIHSQLNNAQTQKLSKEVGRLRMNVDRMKMADTINLKTVKETLRHLKNGVESCKSIPTDFRGIQKLCFKGLITDISDPVMTKVSPHGKSYISGSWGKQAQIDSEGQKNSYWVQTLLSSHILGNTLRVYQTYEDFMASTNYKDFTFASSYSHADAIEGPSAVLYGEALYYHCYRSADVCRYDMNSNAVKRVTLPGIGVGFNNKFPYCYYDCRTHSDVDVEADETGLWAIYATVGNHGNLVVSRLAWDNEAETLNVSQTWETRLFKKAVSNAFMVCGVLYATRYVDEYREEVFYAFDTATGKHDSSLALPLEKVAKGVASLSYNPTNNQIYMYNDGYLLAYQANF, encoded by the exons ATGGTG GTGGATGCATCAATGTCTGGGTCCTGGTGGATGTGTGGGTCCCATGACGTCCAGGACCTCATGGTGGACTTCTGCAGAACGTATCTAGGTGTAAACCTGGATAATAAGCTGGACTGGTCCACTAACATGGATGCAGTGTACCGCAAGGGGCAGAGCCACCCCTTCTTCCTCCGCAGACTGAG TCGGCTGGATAAGCTTGTGAGGAAGGCAGGCTCGGTGCTTGGCACTCACAGTTTAGAGACATTGGGGAAGGCTGTAGAAAGGGCTACAGGTGCAAAGGTAAAAGCCATAATGAACAACCCCAAACACCCTCTGTACTTCAAAGTGCAGGAGAGCAATTCTGGCAGTGGGAGGCTCATCTCACTGTGCT CTCTgatcatgctgctgctgctccttctgCTGCTGGCATCCACT GGTGATGGCCAGGCTCAGCGGGTGGCGGGCAAAAAGAAAAAcgatgtgtgtgcatgtgaggtgAACTCCACCATGTGGTCATTCCCTGCTGTGAAGTACGAGGCCGTGCTGCAGCAAGTTGAAACTTGTGAAGGCTCTCTGAACAACCTGCAGGAACAG gTGCAGTTGTCCCATGAGCGTCTCCCGCAGATTGAGGCTGTGATTAAGAATGTGACGGCTCGGCTGGAGCCTCACCAGTATCTGCATGATCAGGGCCTGTACACAGCATTGTCTCTGCGTATGCTGGGCCAGGAGCTCAGCCAGCTGGAGACAGATGTCAGTGACATCCACAGCCAGTTAAACAATGCCCAAACACAGAAACTCTCCAAAGAG gtGGGTAGACTGCGTATGAATGTAGACAGGATGAAAATGGCAGATACAATTAATTTGAAGACTGTAAAAGAGACACTGCGTCACTTGAAGAATGGTGTTGAGTCCTGCAAATCAATTCCCACAGACTTCCGAG GCATACAAAAGCTTTGTTTCAAGGGCCTGATCACGGACATCAGCGACCCAGTCATGACTAAGGTCAGTCCACACGGTAAGAGCTACATTTCTGGCTCGTGGGGCAAACAGGCCCAGATAGACAGTGAGGGCCAGAAGAACAGCTACTGGGTCCAGACTCTACTCAGCAGCCACATTTTGGGCAACACCCTGCGCGTATACCAAACTTACGAAGACTTCATGGCCTCTACCAACTACAAGGACTTCACCTTCGCTTCATCCTATAGTCATGCTGATGCCATCGAGGGTCCCAGTGCTGTCCTGTATGGTGAAGCATTGTACTATCACTGCTACCGCTCTGCAGATGTTTGCCGCTATGACATGAACAGCAACGCCGTCAAACGTGTGACACTTCCAGGTATCGGTGTGGGTTTCAACAACAAGTTCCCATATTGTTACTATGACTGTCGTACCCATAGTGATGTGGATGTGGAGGCAGATGAGACAGGACTATGGGCCATCTATGCTACTGTTGGTAATCATGGTAATCTAGTGGTGAGCCGGCTAGCATGGGACAATGAGGCTGAGACACTCAATGTCTCACAGACATGGGAGACGAGGCTGTTCAAGAAGGCAGTGAGCAATGCCTTCATGGTGTGTGGTGTGCTGTATGCCACTCGTTATGTAGATGAATACCGTGAGGAGGTGTTCTACGCCTTCGATACTGCGACAGGCAAACATGACAGCTCACTGGCACTGCCACTAGAGAAGGTAGCGAAAGGAGTGGCCAGTCTGAGCTACAACCCAACCAACAATCAGATCTACATGTACAATGATGGATATCTTCTAGCATACCAGGCCAACTTCTGA
- the LOC133982314 gene encoding olfactomedin-4-like, with amino-acid sequence MKLCVIIPLCALFTLTQQGPPQDQCVCDLTNSEKAFPHAKLSTVEDNASKCNININPKKTLELESLMLGLERRLPQLQEDVSVLERENDSELYGALSLLVIENELTEIKKLIKKLNMTTQGHHRLTTDTNDQLKDLITEMAKLEKYDTLQVVKRKQAHERLKKGLRPTSQPTQPPHGICPHGRFLNITGPRIYTAGEYPGSYMYGAWGRDPKPEVGKENWYWLVMLTSSNIYANYVRLYSSLSSLIVGVSGPGNIEIHSSNPTTNTVQGPNVVLYGGALYYNCYKKYAVCRFNLTTKTATTMQLPEGTRFNSKGNFCNLDACYSYTDLDLATDESGVWVIYTTSQDFGNLVLSKVEEGEPPTLNQTWHTSVFKQGVSNTFMACGVLYATRYVSKEVEEIFYSFDTSTEVEKFNIGIFIKKMSPNIYSLNYSPVDQMLHAYCDSFMVSYKVVFG; translated from the exons ATGAAGCTGTGTGTGATCATCCCACTGTGTGCTCTGTTCACTCTCACCCAACAG GGGCCGCCACaggatcagtgtgtgtgtgatttgactaactcagaaaAGGCGTTCCCACATGCCAAACTCAGCACAGTGGAAGACAATGCATCCAAATGTAACATCAACATCAACCCAAAGAAG ACTCTGGAGCTGGAGAGTTTGATGCTTGGTTTGGAGCGACGTTTGCCCCAACTGCAGGAAGATGTGTCAGTTCTGGAGAGGGAGAATGACAGTGAGCTGTATGGAGCTCTCAGCCTGCTGGTGATAGAGAATGAACTGACGGAGATCAAGAAGCTCATCAAAAAGCTCAACATGACCACCCAGGGACACCATCGCCTCACCACTGACACAAATGACCAG CTGAAGGACTTGATAACAGAGATGGCAAAACTGGAGAAGTATGACACCCTGCAGGTGGTGAAGAGAAAACAAGCTCATGAGCGTCTGAAGAAAGGACTTCGACCCACCTCCCAGCCCACTCAGCCTCCACATG GTATCTGTCCTCATGGTAGGTTTCTAAACATTACCGGGCCAAGGATCTACACAGCAGGAGAGTATCCAGGCTCCTACATGTATGGAGCTTGGGGTCGTGATCCCAAGCCAGAGGTAGGAAAGGAGAACTGGTACTGGCTGGTAATGTTGACCTCCAGCAACATATATGCCAACTACGTCCGTCTCTACTCTAGCCTGAGCTCTCTGATTGTTGGAGTGAGTGGCCCAG gtAATATAGAGATCCACTCTTCTAACCCAACCACCAACACCGTCCAGGGACCAAATGTTGTGCTGTATGGAGGGGCCTTGTACTATAACTGTTACAAAAAATATGCTGTCTGTCGATTCAACCTCACCACCAAAACTGCTACCACCATGCAGTTACCCGAAGGCACCAG atTTAATTCTAAGGGTAACTTCTGCAATCTTGATGCATGCTATTCATATACTGACCTGGACCTGGCAACAGATGAGTCTGGTGTTTGGGTGATCTACACCACGTCCCAGGACTTTGGCAACCTGGTTCTATCTAAAGTAGAAGAAGGTGAGCCACCCACGCTCAACCAAACCTGGCACACCTCAGTCTTCAAGCAGGGAGTGAGCAACACTTTCATGGCCTGTGGCGTGCTCTATGCCACGCGCTACGTCAGCAAAGAAGTGGAGGAGATCTTCTACTCATTTGACACCTCGACAGAGGTGGAGAAGTTCAACATTGGCATCTTCATCAAGAAGATGTCTCCCAACATTTACTCTCTGAACTACAGCCCTGTGGACCAGATGCTGCATGCCTACTGTGACTCCTTCATGGTCTCCTATAAAGTTGTGTTTGGTTAA
- the LOC133981794 gene encoding olfactomedin-like, with the protein MLRTCSPEWHYHKGIGGEALIMLLLLLLLLASTGDGQAQRVAGKKKNDACACEVNSTMWSFPVVKYEAVLQQVETCEGSLNNLQEQVQLSHERLPQIEAVIKNVTARLEPHQYLHDQGLYTALSLRMLGQELSQLETDVSDIHSQLNNAQTQKLSKEVGRLRMNVDRMKMADTINLKTVKETLRHLKNGVESCKSIPTDFRGSGMYCFKGLITDISDPVMTKVSPHGKSYISGSWGKQAQIDSEGQKNSYWVQTLLNSHIWDNTLRVYQTYEDFMASANYKDFTFASSYSHADAIEGPSAVLYGEALYYHCYRSADVCRYDLKSNAVKRVTLPGIGVGFNNKFPYCYYDCRTHSDVDVEADETGLWAIYATLGNHGNLVVSRLAWDIEAETLNVSQTWETRLFKKAVSNAFMVCGVLYATRYVDEYREEVFYAFDTATGKHDSSLALPLEKVAKGVASLSYNPINNQIYMYNDGYLLAYQAHF; encoded by the exons ATGCTCAGGACTTGCTCACCAGAGTGGCACTACCACAAAGGCATTGGAGGCGAAG CTCTGatcatgctgctgcttctccttcTGCTGCTGGCATCCACT GGTGACGGCCAGGCTCAGCGTGTGGCGGGcaagaagaaaaatgatgcGTGTGCATGTGAGGTGAACTCCACCATGTGGTCATTCCCTGTTGTGAAGTACGAGGCCGTGCTGCAGCAAGTTGAAACTTGTGAAGGCTCTCTGAACAACCTGCAGGAACAG gTGCAGTTGTCCCATGAGCGTCTCCCTCAGATTGAGGCTGTGATTAAGAATGTGACGGCTCGGCTGGAGCCTCATCAGTATCTGCATGATCAGGGCCTGTACACAGCCTTGTCTCTGCGTATGCTGGGCCAGGAGCTCAGCCAGCTGGAGACAGACGTCAGTGACATCCACAGCCAGTTAAACAATGCCCAAACACAGAAACTCTCCAAAGAG gtgggTAGACTGCGTATGAATGTAGACAGGATGAAAATGGCAGATACAATTAATTTGAAGACTGTAAAAGAGACACTGCGTCACTTGAAGAATGGCGTTGAGTCCTGCAAATCAATTCCCACAGACTTCCGAG GCAGTGGCATGTACTGCTTCAAGGGCCTGATCACGGACATCAGCGACCCAGTTATGACTAAGGTCAGTCCACACGGTAAGAGCTACATTTCTGGTTCATGGGGCAAACAGGCCCAGATAGACAGTGAGGGCCAGAAGAACAGCTACTGGGTCCAGACTCTACTCAACAGCCACATCTGGGACAACACCCTGCGTGTATACCAAACTTACGAAGACTTCATGGCCTCTGCCAACTACAAGGACTTCACCTTCGCTTCATCCTATAGTCATGCCGATGCCATCGAGGGTCCCAGTGCTGTCCTGTATGGTGAAGCATTGTACTATCACTGCTACCGCTCTGCAGATGTTTGCCGCTATGACCTGAAAAGCAACGCCGTCAAACGGGTGACACTTCCAGGTATCGGTGTGGGTTTCAACAACAAGTTCCCATATTGTTACTATGACTGTCGTACCCATAGTGATGTGGATGTGGAGGCAGATGAGACAGGGCTATGGGCCATCTACGCCACTCTTGGTAACCATGGTAATCTAGTGGTGAGCCGGCTAGCATGGGACATTGAAGCTGAGACACTCAATGTTTCACAGACATGGGAGACAAGGCTGTTCAAGAAGGCAGTGAGCAATGCCTTCatggtgtgtggtgtgttgtaTGCCACTCGTTATGTAGATGAATACCGTGAGGAGGTGTTCTACGCCTTCGATACTGCGACAGGCAAACACGACAGCTCTCTGGCACTGCCTCTAGAGAAGGTAGCGAAAGGAGTGGCCAGTCTGAGCTACAACCCCATCAACAATCAGATCTACATGTACAATGATGGATATCTTCTAGCATACCAGGCCCACTTCTGA